One stretch of Priestia megaterium DNA includes these proteins:
- a CDS encoding LCP family protein, whose amino-acid sequence MSSKAKKEWIGGLVLFLLVSFVSITFAGYHTVKAAVDQTYVPLEHGNKTHVNLKKGQPFSLLLIQENHQNTSFMYMTVNKQHESIKMTHLPGSTQLGNETLRTIYHRGNMNAVVKKVEAYAKLPVDYYVKMDQQSVVDAVNKLGGIIVTNKRAFEHSNIVFPKGSIRLNGKEALVFLKERNEQDIFTAHERQLSVAKAIFSQAATIPNVAKLHSLVFTLADHIETNATFNEIKRIQKTYKPAVAHVDKQQFPQNEWNQKQVTTRLYKHLERNELFL is encoded by the coding sequence ATGAGCAGCAAAGCAAAAAAAGAGTGGATTGGCGGTCTCGTACTATTTTTACTCGTCAGTTTTGTCAGCATCACATTTGCAGGCTATCATACGGTGAAAGCTGCCGTTGATCAAACGTATGTACCGCTTGAGCATGGTAACAAAACACACGTCAATTTAAAAAAAGGGCAACCGTTTTCCCTGCTTTTAATCCAAGAAAACCATCAAAATACTTCATTTATGTATATGACTGTTAATAAACAGCATGAGTCAATAAAAATGACCCACTTGCCAGGGTCAACTCAGCTCGGCAATGAAACACTGCGAACCATTTATCACCGAGGAAATATGAATGCTGTTGTAAAGAAAGTTGAAGCATATGCAAAGCTTCCTGTTGATTATTATGTCAAAATGGATCAGCAGTCAGTCGTCGATGCTGTAAATAAATTAGGCGGCATTATCGTCACAAACAAACGTGCTTTTGAACATAGCAACATTGTGTTTCCAAAAGGATCGATTCGCCTTAACGGAAAAGAAGCGCTTGTTTTTTTAAAGGAGCGTAATGAGCAAGACATCTTTACTGCGCATGAAAGACAGCTGTCCGTAGCGAAAGCCATTTTCAGCCAAGCAGCTACGATTCCCAATGTTGCAAAGCTGCATTCTCTTGTATTTACGCTCGCTGATCACATTGAAACCAACGCAACCTTTAATGAAATTAAACGAATTCAAAAAACCTATAAGCCGGCCGTTGCTCACGTAGATAAGCAGCAGTTTCCGCAAAACGAATGGAATCAAAAACAAGTCACAACGCGGCTGTACAAGCACTTAGAACGCAACGAGCTGTTTTTATAA
- a CDS encoding PilZ domain-containing protein, with product MHFKREEPFRFLFETPIVGTFSIAKYDNKEIDSKPGPLSVIDLSPKGIKIITPLDLPIFNHQIQLKISFYLNEKPIHITGLCVWKEKRHTEYLYGIEAFNDVEEQAILITELKTYAKKKRDTQ from the coding sequence ATGCATTTTAAACGTGAAGAACCGTTTCGCTTTTTATTTGAGACTCCCATTGTTGGAACGTTTTCCATTGCTAAATACGACAACAAAGAAATCGATTCTAAGCCCGGTCCTTTGTCTGTTATCGACCTTTCACCAAAAGGAATCAAAATAATTACGCCGCTTGATTTACCTATTTTTAACCATCAAATTCAGCTAAAAATCAGCTTTTATTTAAATGAAAAACCCATCCATATTACCGGACTTTGCGTGTGGAAAGAAAAACGGCACACCGAATACCTTTATGGCATTGAAGCGTTTAACGATGTGGAAGAACAAGCGATCTTAATTACAGAACTCAAGACCTACGCCAAGAAAAAGCGAGATACGCAATAA